Proteins encoded in a region of the Streptomyces sp. NBC_00513 genome:
- a CDS encoding DegV family protein — translation MSRHVAIVTDSTAYLPHPAMARHGITAVPLTVVLGDEALEEGTEISARSLALALQKRRSVTTSRPSPEEFSRAYRAAADAGAAGIVSLHLSAEFSGTYDAAVVAAKSAPVPVHVVDTGMVAMALGFCALAAAEVSEAGGSADEAVAAAEKRAADMSAYFYVDTLDYLRRGGRIGAAQALLGSALAVKPLLTLDGGRIEMLEKVRTASKAIARLEELAVERAGTARVDVAVHHLAAPERAEKLAERLRERIPGLVELHVSEVGAVIGAHTGPGLLAAVVSPR, via the coding sequence ATGTCCCGCCATGTCGCGATCGTCACCGATTCCACGGCCTACCTGCCTCACCCGGCAATGGCGCGGCACGGGATCACCGCCGTGCCGCTGACCGTGGTGCTCGGCGACGAGGCCCTCGAAGAGGGCACCGAGATCTCGGCACGCAGCCTCGCGCTGGCCCTGCAGAAGCGTCGCTCGGTCACCACGTCCCGACCCAGCCCGGAGGAGTTCTCCCGGGCCTACCGGGCGGCGGCGGACGCCGGCGCGGCCGGCATCGTCAGCCTGCACCTCTCCGCCGAGTTCTCCGGCACCTACGACGCCGCCGTGGTCGCCGCGAAGAGCGCGCCGGTGCCCGTCCACGTCGTCGACACCGGCATGGTCGCGATGGCCCTCGGTTTCTGCGCACTCGCGGCGGCGGAGGTCTCCGAGGCCGGGGGATCCGCGGACGAGGCGGTGGCAGCCGCCGAGAAGCGGGCCGCGGACATGTCGGCGTACTTCTACGTCGACACCCTCGACTACCTCCGTCGCGGCGGACGCATCGGGGCGGCGCAGGCGCTCCTTGGCTCGGCCCTCGCGGTCAAACCGCTGCTCACGCTGGACGGGGGGCGGATCGAGATGCTGGAGAAGGTACGGACCGCCTCCAAGGCCATCGCTCGGCTGGAGGAGCTCGCCGTCGAGCGGGCCGGTACGGCCCGGGTGGACGTGGCGGTGCACCACCTGGCCGCGCCGGAGCGGGCCGAGAAGCTCGCGGAGCGGCTGCGGGAACGCATCCCCGGGCTGGTCGAGCTGCACGTCAGCGAGGTCGGAGCGGTGATCGGGGCACACACCGGGCCGGGGCTGTTGGCGGCGGTCGTCTCGCCCCGCTGA
- a CDS encoding helix-hairpin-helix domain-containing protein, protein MRRRAEAMLTAPPPDGAAVEVRSDPVAEPVTHPATDPVAHPVADPVARVGEVATGDPAVGPAGGGRGAWSLAVRERMPVWLQARCGMQPRTVAAVAVVLVGALGFAAQRYWTAGPEPVTAPAVVAPAASSSPAATPARVVVDVSGKVRDPGVRRLPTGSRVEDALAAAGGVRPGTDTTGLNRARVLVDGEQVVVGVPAQPMAAGGAAPGPGSGSGRGPSGSGPGSGSGPLSLAGATVEQLDGLPGVGPVLAQHIIDFRTARGGFRSVEELRQVDGIGERRFSELRALVRP, encoded by the coding sequence GTGCGACGCAGGGCCGAGGCCATGCTGACGGCTCCGCCACCTGACGGGGCGGCCGTGGAGGTGAGGTCGGATCCGGTGGCCGAACCGGTGACGCATCCGGCGACGGATCCGGTGGCGCACCCGGTGGCGGATCCGGTGGCGCGCGTCGGGGAAGTGGCGACGGGTGACCCGGCGGTGGGGCCCGCGGGCGGGGGCCGGGGCGCGTGGTCGCTCGCGGTGCGGGAGCGGATGCCCGTGTGGCTCCAGGCGCGCTGCGGGATGCAGCCGAGGACGGTGGCCGCCGTGGCGGTGGTCCTGGTCGGGGCCCTCGGGTTCGCCGCGCAGCGGTACTGGACGGCGGGGCCGGAGCCGGTGACGGCGCCCGCCGTGGTGGCTCCGGCCGCCAGCTCCTCCCCGGCGGCGACCCCGGCCCGGGTCGTGGTGGACGTCAGCGGCAAGGTCCGGGACCCGGGGGTGCGGCGGCTGCCCACGGGCTCGCGGGTGGAGGACGCGCTGGCCGCCGCCGGGGGAGTGCGGCCGGGCACGGACACCACCGGGCTGAACCGGGCCCGGGTGCTGGTGGACGGCGAGCAGGTCGTGGTGGGCGTCCCGGCACAGCCGATGGCGGCAGGCGGCGCCGCTCCCGGTCCGGGCTCGGGTTCCGGGCGGGGGCCGTCGGGTTCAGGGCCCGGTTCCGGCTCGGGACCGCTGAGTCTCGCCGGCGCCACCGTCGAGCAACTGGACGGGCTGCCCGGGGTGGGGCCGGTGCTCGCGCAGCACATCATCGACTTCCGGACGGCCCGCGGCGGCTTCCGGTCCGTGGAGGAACTGCGACAGGTCGACGGCATCGGCGAACGACGGTTCTCCGAGCTGCGTGCGCTGGTGCGGCCGTGA